A single genomic interval of Acetobacteroides hydrogenigenes harbors:
- a CDS encoding NADH-quinone oxidoreductase subunit C has protein sequence MSREELKDYLTRTFPQYTVEDTFDFPLLWVPKEDLVKVLSRLKNDDATLFNFLMCETAVDRKTYFEVVYHLHSYPHKHDMVLKVKLEDRDNAEVDSAISLWAGAEFFENEIFDLFGIRFNGHPHLRRFMLGEDWPGYPLRKDYTDEHMISL, from the coding sequence ATGAGTAGAGAAGAGCTAAAGGACTACCTTACCAGAACGTTCCCACAGTATACGGTAGAGGATACGTTCGATTTTCCGCTACTATGGGTTCCAAAGGAAGACCTCGTAAAGGTGCTTTCGCGCCTTAAGAACGACGACGCCACACTGTTTAACTTTCTAATGTGCGAAACAGCCGTAGATCGTAAAACCTACTTCGAGGTGGTTTACCACCTACACTCCTACCCTCACAAGCACGACATGGTACTTAAAGTAAAGCTCGAAGATCGCGACAATGCAGAGGTAGACTCAGCCATATCGCTTTGGGCTGGAGCCGAATTCTTCGAAAACGAGATTTTCGACCTTTTTGGTATCCGTTTTAACGGCCATCCCCACCTTCGCCGCTTTATGCTTGGCGAAGATTGGCCAGGATATCCGCTACGTAAAGATTATACCGATGAACATATGATATCGCTGTAA
- a CDS encoding NADH-quinone oxidoreductase subunit B encodes MDVTQKPDFPGEVYADETGKTNFLVTTVDKLANWARSNSLWPLTFGTSCCAIEMMSAASAKYDWSRFGFEVARATPRQADLIIVAGTITYKMAPVLKRLYDQMAEPKYVIAMGACAVSGGPFFYNSYSVVKGVDNVIPVDVYIPGCPPRPEALLEGMMALQAKIMKSRAYVIDKPKKKQDDE; translated from the coding sequence ATGGATGTAACTCAAAAACCTGATTTCCCCGGCGAGGTTTATGCCGACGAAACAGGAAAAACCAACTTCTTGGTTACCACGGTTGACAAGCTGGCCAACTGGGCTCGTAGCAACTCGCTATGGCCGCTTACCTTCGGGACAAGCTGCTGCGCCATCGAAATGATGTCGGCAGCATCGGCCAAGTACGACTGGTCGCGATTCGGATTCGAGGTGGCACGCGCTACCCCACGCCAGGCCGACCTGATTATCGTAGCAGGAACCATTACCTACAAAATGGCCCCCGTACTAAAGCGACTTTACGACCAAATGGCAGAGCCCAAGTACGTTATTGCCATGGGTGCCTGCGCCGTATCAGGCGGACCATTCTTTTACAACTCCTACTCGGTAGTAAAAGGTGTCGACAACGTAATTCCGGTTGATGTTTACATTCCCGGATGCCCACCACGCCCCGAGGCTTTACTAGAAGGGATGATGGCCCTTCAGGCGAAGATCATGAAGTCGAGAGCCTACGTAATAGACAAACCCAAAAAGAAACAGGACGATGAGTAG
- a CDS encoding NADH-quinone oxidoreductase subunit A, whose protein sequence is MGSVSLLLLMFCGLFFAALAIGLGKAMSVKKPNPLKEEAYECGIQTEGATWIQFHVGYYLFALVFLLFDVEIAFMYPWAVAFRSVGVVALVEMLFFVLVLFLGLLYAYKKKALQWM, encoded by the coding sequence ATGGGAAGTGTATCACTCCTTTTGCTAATGTTCTGCGGCCTATTCTTCGCTGCTTTGGCTATTGGGCTGGGTAAAGCAATGTCGGTTAAAAAGCCAAATCCCCTAAAGGAAGAGGCCTACGAGTGCGGTATCCAAACCGAGGGAGCCACATGGATTCAGTTCCATGTTGGTTACTATCTCTTTGCCCTTGTCTTTTTGCTCTTCGATGTCGAGATCGCGTTTATGTACCCTTGGGCTGTGGCCTTTAGGAGCGTAGGCGTTGTGGCGCTCGTAGAGATGCTCTTTTTTGTGCTCGTACTGTTTCTCGGGCTGCTATATGCCTATAAAAAGAAAGCGCTACAATGGATGTAA
- a CDS encoding transcription initiation factor IIE subunit alpha family protein, which translates to MKSRTCPNCGYKYSLSEYYRKVIFNFSGSTWNCSKCGSELAVNSGKRLILIAVGILPIFFNYFIVEGIMSYLQVSIVLGCIVFGVTFLLWYFFVTSFEGFVLTKERE; encoded by the coding sequence ATGAAATCAAGAACATGTCCAAATTGCGGCTACAAGTATTCGCTCTCCGAATACTACCGTAAGGTGATCTTCAACTTTTCCGGCTCGACTTGGAATTGTAGCAAATGCGGTTCAGAATTGGCTGTTAACAGCGGGAAGCGACTAATTCTTATCGCGGTGGGTATTCTTCCTATATTCTTCAACTATTTTATAGTGGAAGGGATTATGAGCTACCTACAAGTTTCAATTGTGCTTGGATGTATCGTGTTTGGCGTTACCTTTCTACTTTGGTATTTTTTTGTTACCAGCTTCGAGGGGTTTGTGCTGACAAAGGAGCGCGAGTAG
- a CDS encoding acyl-[acyl-carrier-protein] thioesterase — translation MTELTEQQLTLFTPYSITSADTDMNARLRLGAMVNLLIQSAIGSAERLGFGFGDLSQQHLFWVLRNLTVEIYRPVSWSEELVVETWPKDIEGILYLRDFVVRDRKGGVVARATSGWLAIDRTSKRPKRFNPEQMQYFTHLREKHALGYSPERLNEVSGCDEFFVTPTFFDIDLNRHVTSTRYIDWMVDTLPLEFLLERNPVRLSINYLKETMLGSSIKLVRCTKEPSIFEFEGINETAGASAFRGRIEYASI, via the coding sequence ATGACAGAGCTTACAGAACAACAGCTAACCCTTTTTACCCCCTATAGCATAACATCGGCCGACACCGACATGAACGCCCGCCTTCGCTTGGGCGCAATGGTAAACCTGCTGATTCAATCGGCCATCGGCTCGGCCGAGAGGCTTGGATTTGGCTTTGGCGACCTTAGCCAGCAGCATCTCTTCTGGGTACTTAGGAATCTTACCGTCGAAATTTACCGCCCCGTTAGCTGGAGCGAGGAATTGGTGGTGGAAACCTGGCCAAAGGATATAGAGGGGATACTTTACCTCCGCGATTTTGTGGTGCGCGACCGAAAGGGTGGGGTGGTTGCCCGAGCAACTTCGGGCTGGCTGGCCATCGACCGTACCTCTAAGCGCCCCAAGCGCTTTAATCCCGAGCAAATGCAGTATTTTACTCACCTTCGCGAGAAGCACGCGCTGGGATACAGCCCCGAGCGGCTTAACGAGGTTTCTGGTTGCGACGAGTTCTTTGTTACCCCAACCTTTTTCGATATCGACCTGAACCGTCACGTAACCTCCACCCGCTACATCGATTGGATGGTGGACACCCTGCCTCTCGAGTTCCTGCTCGAGCGAAATCCGGTAAGGCTTTCGATCAACTACCTAAAGGAAACGATGCTCGGCAGCTCCATAAAGCTGGTGCGCTGCACCAAAGAGCCCAGCATCTTCGAATTCGAGGGGATTAACGAGACGGCTGGCGCTTCGGCATTCCGCGGAAGGATCGAGTACGCTTCGATTTAG